A genomic stretch from Anopheles nili chromosome X, idAnoNiliSN_F5_01, whole genome shotgun sequence includes:
- the LOC128728869 gene encoding BTB/POZ domain-containing protein KCTD9 — protein sequence MIARMFAQDQMNPSERDAQGAYLIDRNGQYFQPILDYLRHGQIICDQHVNLLGIIEEARYYGLEGLIQLIHNNQKEDVMLTRLDVMRILVSSPHMSELRFQGVYLAGMDLSNLDLTNINFKFACLANCNLTNANLSHCLLERADLRHAILDGAKLGSVLAMCADLENASLRNCDFTDPVHGSCNLESANLKGATIEGSAMDGVNLRVANLKFTNMRNCTLIDANMAGANLEGSDLSGSNLKGANLRGANLKDAQLELMMAPIHLTQIDIY from the exons ATGATCGCTCGGATGTTTGCGCAGGATCAGATGAACCCGTCGGAACGCGATGCACAGGGTGCGTACCTCATCGATCGCAACGGGCAGTACTTCCAGCCGATTTTAGACTATCTGCGCCACGGACAAATCATCTGCGACCAGCATGTGAACCTGCTGGGAATCATAGAGGAGGCTCGCTATTACGGGCTCGAGGGGCTGATACAGCTTATCCACAACAACCAGAAAGAGGACGTCATGCTCACGCGGTTGGACGTAATGCGGATCCTCGTCTCGTCACCGCACATGTCCGAGCTGCGCTTCCAGGGTGTTTACCTCGCCGGCATGGACTTATCGAATCTCGATCTCACCAACATTAACTTCAAATTTGCCTGCCTGGCGAACTGCAACCTGACGAACGCGAACCTCAGCCACTGCCTGCTGGAGCGCGCTGATCTGCGGCACGCCATTTTGGACGGAGCAAAGCTGGGCTCGGTGCTGGCGATGTGCGCAGATCTGGAGAATGCCTCGCTCCGGAACTGCGACTTCACTGATCCGGTTCATGGGTCGTGCAACCTGGAGAGTGCCAACTTGAAGGGGGCTACGATTGAAGGCAGCGCCATGGATGGTGTCAATTTGCGCGTGGCCAACCTGAAGTTCACCAACATGCGCAACTGCACACTGATCGATGCCAATATGGCTGGTGCCAACTTGGAG GGCAGCGACTTGTCCGGAAGCAATCTGAAAGGTGCAAATCTTCGTGGTGCCAACCTAAAGGACGCACAGCTAGAGCTGATGATGGCCCCGATCCATCTGACGCAGATAGATATATATTGA
- the LOC128728521 gene encoding WD repeat-containing protein 82-like — translation MKLIDSVVRSFKVAKVFRENTDKINSLNFTANGEMLISCSEDDQIVLYDCEKGTQIRTVNSKKYGVDQIHFTHTNNMAIHSSTKVDDTIRYLSLHDNKYLRYFPGHTKKVISLNVSPVEDTFLSGSLDQTLRLWDLRSPNCQGVIQLNGRPVAAYDPEGLIFAAGVNSECIKLYDLRSFDKGPFVTFKLNQEKQCDWIGLKFSRDGKTILISTNGSIIRLIDAFHGTPLQTFTGLFNNKGTPIEASFSPDSQFVFSGSTDGRVHVWHADTGYKICVLNGDHSGPVQCVKFNPKFMMLASACTNMAFWLPTSDDF, via the exons ATGAAACTGATTGATTCCGTCGTGCGGAGTTTCAAGGTTGCGAAGGTATTCCGCGAGAACAccgataaaattaattccCTCAACTTTACTGCCAATGGCGAGATGCTCATCTCGTGCAGTGAAGACGATCAGATTGTACTGTATGATTGCGAGAAAGGCACGCAGATTCGAACGGTTAACTCCAAGAAGTACGGAGTAGATCAAATTCATTTTACACACACCAACAACATGGCGATACACAGTTCGACAAAGGTGGACGACACTATCCGGTACCTGAGCCTGCATGACAATAAATACCTGCGATACTTTCCCGGACACACCAAGAAGGTTATCTCGCTGAATGTGTCCCCGGTGGAGGATACTTTCCTGTCCGGTTCGCTCGATCAAACGCTCCGGCTGTGGGACCTCCGTTCGCCCAACTGCCAGGGGGTAATACAGCTGAACGGACGACCTGTTGCAGCTTACGATCCGGAGGGTCTCATCTTTGCGGCCGGTGTCAACTCGGAATGCATTAAGCTGTACGATCTTCGATCGTTCGATAAAGGACCATTCGTTACTTTCAAACTTAACCAGGAGAAGCAGTGTGACTGGATAGGGTTGAAATTTTCAAGGGATGGCAAGACGATCCTTATCAGTACGAATGGGTCAATAATACGACTGATCGATGCATTTCATGGAACGCCTTTACAGACTTTCACTG GACTTTTCAACAACAAGGGAACTCCCATTGAAGCTTCTTTCAGTCCGGACTCACAGTTTGTATTTTCCGGCAGCACAGATGGTCGAGTGCATGTGTGGCATGCCGACACCGGGTATAAAATTTGTGTCCTTAATGGCGATCATTCTGGTCCGGTGCAATGCGTGAAGTTTAATCCCAAGTTTATGATGCTGGCGTCCGCTTGCACTAACATGGCATTTTGGCTTCCGACAAGTGACGACTTTTAG